A DNA window from Niabella yanshanensis contains the following coding sequences:
- a CDS encoding DUF4419 domain-containing protein: MRNLVLPCCLLLSFVLNAQKGITFDVEQLTPPERLLEENHDTNIYKRLLQPDATGSIPVMAKQVNSLTDLVARYKASGTLVNFGYHSFFDGIYHAYAEHRPVVLSPDMIWLLISQGFAHHVNNNAEALRKHFVKHDGRVSLIVKDNRIRLNDPESPWQDVFPAFTQQIEKHTGKALINALTADFTTTTPITRIASQITIMDAMKKYFEYIIVRIGCGIPQVTLQGTTADWEKVLEKARSLKKYELDWWLSGVEPLLQEFVNASKGNINRDFWRNMFKYHDVKGIYKSKTIDGWFVKFFPYNKEGKRNNLDSLSGSAGLPDEIVKVDLRYLVLGDDGSIIQDTPLELWAGFIGLRQNKTNYALTPEIGWLIKRKDTLPDPAIVNRLKREKDDAFGGIEIRVNEVPREILQIDRFKKLTIIFIDSIRIPQAMGNIQVEQLILKGKISQQEEQRIFNLFPQTNVFINSKTRNDQD; the protein is encoded by the coding sequence ATGAGAAATCTTGTCCTTCCCTGTTGCCTGTTACTGTCTTTTGTTCTGAATGCACAAAAAGGCATCACCTTCGATGTTGAACAATTAACTCCTCCGGAAAGGCTTTTGGAGGAAAACCACGATACGAACATCTATAAACGGTTATTACAGCCAGATGCTACCGGAAGTATTCCTGTTATGGCGAAACAGGTTAATTCGCTTACAGATTTGGTCGCTCGTTATAAAGCATCCGGGACTTTAGTAAACTTTGGTTACCACTCCTTTTTTGATGGCATATATCATGCTTATGCAGAGCACCGGCCGGTGGTATTATCACCCGATATGATCTGGTTATTGATTTCTCAGGGCTTTGCCCATCATGTCAATAATAATGCTGAAGCTTTACGAAAGCATTTTGTAAAACACGATGGCAGGGTGTCTTTAATCGTAAAGGATAACCGTATCCGGCTTAACGATCCTGAAAGCCCCTGGCAGGATGTCTTTCCCGCTTTTACACAACAGATTGAGAAACATACCGGCAAGGCACTTATAAATGCATTAACTGCTGATTTTACCACCACCACACCCATTACCCGTATAGCATCGCAAATCACTATTATGGACGCAATGAAAAAATATTTCGAATACATAATAGTGCGCATTGGCTGCGGTATACCCCAAGTAACACTCCAGGGAACTACAGCTGACTGGGAAAAAGTACTGGAAAAAGCGAGGTCACTGAAAAAATATGAGCTGGATTGGTGGCTTTCCGGTGTAGAGCCACTGTTACAGGAATTTGTTAATGCTTCGAAAGGTAACATAAATAGGGACTTCTGGCGCAACATGTTCAAATACCATGATGTAAAGGGAATTTATAAAAGCAAAACAATAGACGGCTGGTTCGTTAAATTTTTCCCATACAATAAAGAAGGTAAGCGTAACAATCTAGATAGTCTTTCAGGAAGCGCAGGTTTGCCAGATGAAATAGTGAAGGTTGATTTGCGCTATTTGGTACTGGGAGATGACGGCAGTATTATTCAAGATACCCCTTTAGAACTCTGGGCGGGATTTATTGGTTTACGTCAGAATAAAACCAACTACGCATTAACGCCCGAAATAGGCTGGCTGATCAAAAGAAAAGATACGCTTCCCGATCCTGCAATTGTCAATCGGCTAAAAAGGGAAAAAGACGATGCATTTGGTGGCATAGAGATACGGGTAAATGAAGTGCCCCGGGAGATCCTGCAAATCGATCGTTTTAAAAAATTAACCATTATATTTATCGATAGTATACGCATACCCCAAGCAATGGGCAACATACAGGTAGAGCAGTTAATACTCAAAGGGAAAATCAGCCAGCAGGAAGAACAAAGAATTTTCAACCTTTTTCCACAGACGAATGTCTTTATAAACTCCAAAACGAGGAATGACCAGGATTAG
- the argH gene encoding argininosuccinate lyase produces the protein MKLWQKDTAALKEVETFTVGKDREMDLYLAPFDVLGSLAHTRMLESVGLLDKKDLADLQSALKEIYQQIEKGTFTLQHNVEDIHSQVELLLTQKLGDAGKKIHSARSRNDQVLVDIKLFLRSEIEGMVNAMLPLFDLLQTQSEKFKDHLYPGYTHLQLAMPSSFGLWFGAYAEGLVDDMLTLKAAFEVVNKNPLGSAAGYGSSFPINRQMTTDLLGFSTLNYNVVYAQMGRGKAERVVAQALANIADTLSRLSMDMTLYLNQNFAFVSFPAELTTGSSIMPHKKNPDVFELIRSHCNRIKALPNEIAMMTTNLPSGYHRDLQLLKEHLFPAFKTLKDCIEMAGLMLSNIDIKKDILMDEKYKYLFTVDLVNQLVLQGVTFRDAYIQVGRSVEDGTYTVPEQTPISNPHEGAIQNLCTKEIKSLMDKAVSDFEFGKVHHAIKSLLQ, from the coding sequence ATGAAACTCTGGCAAAAAGATACAGCAGCGCTTAAGGAGGTAGAAACTTTTACAGTAGGGAAGGATAGGGAAATGGACCTATACCTGGCCCCGTTTGATGTACTGGGCTCGCTGGCTCATACCCGTATGCTGGAATCAGTGGGCTTGTTAGACAAAAAAGACCTGGCCGATCTGCAGTCAGCCCTCAAAGAAATTTATCAGCAAATAGAAAAAGGTACGTTTACACTACAGCATAACGTAGAGGATATTCACTCACAGGTAGAATTACTGCTTACGCAAAAACTGGGCGATGCCGGTAAAAAAATACATAGCGCCAGAAGCCGTAATGACCAGGTTTTGGTAGATATTAAGTTGTTTTTGCGTAGTGAAATTGAAGGGATGGTGAATGCGATGCTCCCGCTTTTTGACCTGTTGCAAACACAAAGTGAAAAATTCAAAGACCATTTATACCCTGGCTATACGCATTTACAATTGGCTATGCCTTCGTCATTTGGACTGTGGTTTGGCGCTTATGCCGAAGGCCTGGTAGATGATATGTTAACCCTGAAAGCAGCTTTCGAAGTGGTAAATAAAAACCCCCTCGGGTCGGCTGCAGGATACGGCTCTTCCTTCCCTATCAACCGGCAAATGACTACCGATCTGTTAGGATTTTCGACTCTTAATTATAATGTGGTGTACGCCCAAATGGGAAGAGGCAAGGCGGAGCGTGTTGTGGCACAGGCCCTGGCCAACATTGCCGATACCCTGTCCAGACTGAGCATGGACATGACCTTATACCTGAACCAGAATTTTGCATTTGTAAGCTTCCCTGCTGAGTTAACAACCGGCAGCAGTATTATGCCTCATAAAAAGAACCCTGATGTATTTGAGCTCATCCGCTCTCATTGCAACCGCATTAAAGCATTACCTAATGAGATAGCAATGATGACCACCAACCTCCCATCTGGCTATCACAGGGATCTGCAGTTATTGAAGGAACATTTATTTCCCGCTTTTAAAACATTAAAAGATTGTATTGAGATGGCGGGCCTGATGCTTTCCAATATTGATATAAAAAAAGATATACTGATGGACGAAAAATATAAATACCTGTTTACCGTAGACCTGGTAAATCAACTGGTATTACAGGGCGTTACTTTCCGCGATGCCTATATACAGGTAGGAAGATCGGTAGAAGATGGGACTTATACAGTACCCGAACAAACACCCATCAGTAATCCGCATGAAGGGGCTATTCAAAACCTTTGTACAAAAGAAATAAAGAGCTTGATGGATAAGGCGGTGAGCGATTTCGAGTTTGGAAAGGTGCATCATGCTATAAAAAGCCTGTTACAATAA
- a CDS encoding rhodanese-like domain-containing protein: MTALGIEAFSQFAEQGLTIIDIRSTELLKQGFIKGSISLGSPAIFGAQIGTLSGFSLSSGFSPVLLVGDAVQDFEPFLQQLPNGSNNWVKGYLEGGFNAWEKAGGAVDLIIDVEVDELIMDIPFDENLVIMDIRPAVNFGNGHLKDAVSLPLAQINDPLRISAIEENDNLYIVGENDDAAFLAATILKKQDIHNLRVVLGGWEVIQSEKKAQIVKEPGMLN, encoded by the coding sequence ATGACAGCACTCGGCATTGAAGCGTTTAGCCAATTCGCAGAACAGGGACTCACCATCATTGATATCAGAAGTACTGAATTGTTGAAGCAGGGTTTTATAAAGGGCAGTATTTCACTTGGTTCCCCGGCCATTTTTGGTGCTCAAATCGGTACGCTTTCCGGGTTCTCACTCAGCTCCGGCTTTAGTCCTGTTTTATTAGTAGGCGATGCCGTTCAGGATTTCGAACCTTTTCTACAACAATTACCCAATGGCTCCAATAACTGGGTAAAAGGTTACCTGGAAGGCGGATTTAACGCCTGGGAAAAAGCCGGCGGAGCTGTTGACCTGATTATTGACGTGGAAGTGGATGAACTAATTATGGATATTCCGTTTGATGAAAACCTGGTGATCATGGATATCCGGCCAGCCGTTAATTTTGGTAATGGCCATTTAAAAGATGCGGTAAGCCTGCCATTAGCTCAAATAAATGATCCTCTCAGAATTTCTGCAATCGAGGAAAATGATAATTTATACATTGTAGGAGAAAATGACGATGCAGCATTTTTAGCTGCAACGATCTTAAAAAAGCAGGACATTCATAATCTACGGGTGGTGCTGGGTGGCTGGGAAGTCATTCAATCGGAGAAAAAAGCCCAGATTGTAAAAGAACCGGGAATGTTGAACTAG
- a CDS encoding M20 family metallo-hydrolase: MNEQTLYNSAVALLKQLIKTSSFSKEEQETAAHIKQHLLQFGITAEQLGNNIIAKNKFFDPAKPTVLLNSHHDTVKPNPNYTLDPFDPIEKDGKLFGLGSNDAGGCLVSLIATFIHFYDKTSLPYNVMLVASAEEEISGYNGIEAVVKELPPIDFAIVGEPTLMQMAVAERGLMVLDAVAHGKAGHAARNEGENAIIKALKDIEWFHTYQFGKVSPLLGPNKMSVTVIETENKAHNVVPSICKYVVDVRVNELYTFDEVIAEIEQHVQSEIKPRSTRLKSTSIATDHPVIQAGLAMGKTMYGSPTTSDKALMPFPALKMGPGDSARSHSADEFIYLEEIEKGIKDYIKILEKIM, encoded by the coding sequence ATGAATGAACAAACATTATACAATAGTGCCGTAGCACTATTAAAGCAATTAATAAAAACTTCCAGCTTCAGTAAAGAGGAACAGGAGACCGCAGCACATATTAAACAGCACTTATTACAGTTTGGTATTACCGCTGAACAATTGGGAAACAATATCATCGCCAAAAATAAATTTTTCGACCCCGCTAAGCCAACTGTGCTGCTCAATTCGCATCACGATACTGTAAAGCCTAACCCCAACTATACTTTAGACCCTTTCGATCCAATTGAGAAAGATGGAAAGCTATTTGGCTTGGGAAGCAATGATGCCGGTGGTTGCCTGGTGTCTTTAATTGCTACTTTTATTCATTTCTACGACAAAACCTCGCTGCCTTATAACGTGATGTTAGTAGCAAGTGCCGAAGAAGAGATATCTGGTTACAATGGTATTGAAGCTGTAGTAAAAGAATTGCCGCCCATTGATTTTGCCATAGTAGGCGAACCCACTTTAATGCAGATGGCAGTTGCAGAGCGCGGCCTTATGGTGTTGGACGCCGTTGCGCATGGCAAGGCGGGGCACGCTGCGCGCAATGAAGGCGAAAACGCCATTATCAAAGCCCTAAAGGATATTGAATGGTTTCATACTTACCAGTTCGGTAAAGTATCGCCACTCTTGGGGCCTAATAAAATGTCAGTTACTGTAATTGAAACAGAAAACAAGGCACATAACGTGGTACCTTCCATCTGTAAATACGTGGTAGATGTAAGAGTGAATGAGCTCTACACTTTTGATGAAGTGATTGCAGAAATAGAACAACATGTACAAAGCGAAATTAAACCCCGGTCTACACGTTTAAAATCCACTTCCATTGCTACCGACCACCCGGTCATCCAGGCTGGATTAGCAATGGGTAAAACCATGTATGGCTCTCCCACTACTTCAGACAAAGCCTTAATGCCCTTTCCGGCTTTAAAAATGGGGCCTGGCGACAGCGCCCGCAGCCATTCTGCTGATGAGTTTATTTACCTGGAAGAAATTGAAAAAGGGATCAAAGATTATATCAAGATCTTAGAGAAAATTATGTAA
- a CDS encoding ArsR/SmtB family transcription factor, which yields MSNYHISFGVKESPGEELTLDTLAIKKAALILRAFNHKLRQQILKLIDNQEKVTVTEIYVKLRIEQSVASQHLAILRKADFVKTERDGKFIYYTVNTQRMKDLNKFVGELLS from the coding sequence ATGAGCAATTATCACATTTCATTCGGGGTAAAGGAAAGCCCCGGAGAAGAATTAACTCTTGATACTCTGGCTATAAAGAAAGCCGCATTAATTTTGCGGGCTTTTAATCACAAGTTAAGGCAACAAATACTGAAACTGATTGATAATCAGGAGAAAGTAACAGTTACTGAAATTTACGTAAAATTAAGAATTGAACAATCTGTAGCGTCTCAACACCTGGCAATTCTGCGGAAAGCAGACTTTGTAAAAACGGAGCGCGACGGAAAATTTATCTACTATACGGTAAATACCCAACGTATGAAAGACCTTAACAAATTTGTTGGGGAGCTTTTATCCTAA
- a CDS encoding PDDEXK nuclease domain-containing protein: MNNFAQLIKAVSFTHRQLQSKAAGAVNQALTIRNYLIGYYIVEFEQNGKGRAAYGKSLLDKMAAKLDIRGLTAPELSRCRQFYLVYPQILGTLSQESHLLPANIFGTLSQKSKKAAPAKSVTVTAAKIVSNLSFSHIAELIKIEDPLKRSFYEVEAIKGIWGVRELKRQINSLYFERSSLSSKPQKLATAIRKKVTPQEPSDIVKNIYAFEFLGLPAKDIVEESDLEAALLDNLQGFILEMGNGFCLEGRQRKILIGQKHYFVDLVFYHRILKCHVLLELKIGEFEHGDISQLNTYLNFFKGEVCESTDNPPVGILLVAEKDQALVEYATAGMDKHLFVKKYMLRLPQKGKLKKYVEKEIQRLK, translated from the coding sequence ATGAACAATTTTGCACAACTTATAAAAGCCGTTTCCTTTACACATCGGCAACTTCAGTCCAAAGCTGCAGGTGCGGTAAACCAGGCATTAACCATAAGAAATTATCTTATCGGCTATTACATTGTAGAGTTTGAGCAAAATGGCAAGGGAAGAGCAGCGTATGGTAAAAGTCTTCTGGATAAGATGGCTGCAAAACTTGATATTCGTGGACTTACAGCTCCTGAGTTATCCAGGTGCAGACAGTTCTATTTAGTGTATCCTCAAATTCTTGGGACACTGTCCCAAGAATCTCATTTATTACCTGCAAACATTTTTGGGACGCTGTCCCAAAAATCTAAAAAAGCGGCACCAGCAAAAAGCGTAACCGTTACCGCGGCCAAAATAGTATCCAACTTATCTTTTTCGCATATAGCTGAACTAATAAAAATTGAAGACCCCTTAAAACGTAGCTTTTATGAGGTAGAGGCTATCAAGGGGATATGGGGAGTAAGAGAACTAAAACGGCAAATAAACAGCCTGTATTTCGAAAGAAGCAGTTTATCATCAAAGCCTCAAAAGCTAGCAACAGCTATACGAAAAAAGGTAACACCACAGGAACCTTCTGACATCGTTAAAAATATTTATGCCTTTGAATTCTTAGGATTGCCGGCAAAGGATATCGTTGAAGAATCTGATCTGGAAGCGGCATTATTAGATAACCTGCAAGGTTTTATTCTGGAAATGGGTAATGGCTTTTGCCTGGAAGGAAGACAGAGAAAAATACTCATTGGGCAAAAGCACTATTTTGTTGACCTGGTGTTTTATCATCGTATTTTAAAATGCCATGTTTTATTGGAATTAAAGATCGGAGAGTTTGAGCATGGTGATATCAGCCAGCTTAATACCTATCTGAATTTTTTTAAAGGGGAAGTCTGTGAATCAACAGACAACCCTCCTGTTGGCATATTGCTGGTAGCAGAAAAAGATCAGGCTTTGGTAGAGTATGCCACAGCGGGCATGGACAAGCATTTGTTTGTTAAAAAGTATATGCTTCGGCTTCCTCAAAAAGGAAAGCTTAAGAAATATGTAGAGAAAGAAATACAACGTTTAAAATGA
- a CDS encoding aspartate aminotransferase family protein, with the protein MNLFDVYPLNDVTITKAKGSYVWDSEGNQYLDLYGGHAVISIGHTHPHWVRRIEEQLEKIAFYSNSIQNPLQGELAKKLGEVSGKGDYNLFLCNSGAEANENALKMASFHTGRKKIVAFSKAFHGRTSLAVAATDNKNYVAPVNETNNVDFLPFNDEEALAVHFAKHGKEIAAVIIEGIQGVGGINVASESFLQLIRSLCDKYGAVYIADAVQCGYGRSGKFFSHDFAGVNADIYSMAKGMGNGFPIGGIIIAPHIKPKHFQLGTTFGGNHLACAAAMAVLEVMKEEKLMGNAVMTGKYLRDELNAIPEVQNVRGRGLMIGFDVPQEIAALKKNLLTNQKIFTGEAKPNVIRLLPSLALKKKDAEQFIDAIKEEIEAFAVAAE; encoded by the coding sequence ATGAACTTATTTGATGTTTATCCCCTCAACGATGTAACTATCACCAAAGCTAAAGGCTCTTATGTTTGGGATAGTGAAGGCAACCAGTATTTAGACCTTTATGGCGGGCACGCTGTGATCAGCATTGGCCATACACATCCTCACTGGGTGCGACGCATTGAAGAGCAATTGGAGAAAATAGCATTCTATTCCAACTCTATTCAAAATCCCCTGCAAGGAGAGCTTGCGAAAAAGCTGGGTGAAGTATCGGGAAAAGGAGATTATAACCTTTTTCTATGCAACTCTGGCGCGGAAGCTAATGAGAATGCATTGAAGATGGCCTCCTTTCATACAGGCCGGAAAAAAATAGTTGCTTTCAGCAAAGCCTTTCACGGACGTACATCATTGGCCGTAGCTGCAACGGATAATAAAAATTACGTGGCACCGGTAAATGAAACCAATAATGTGGATTTTTTGCCGTTTAACGATGAAGAAGCACTGGCTGTTCATTTTGCAAAACATGGCAAAGAGATCGCAGCTGTGATCATCGAAGGTATACAGGGCGTAGGTGGCATCAACGTAGCCAGTGAATCTTTTTTACAATTGATCCGATCTTTATGCGACAAATATGGCGCAGTATATATTGCAGATGCGGTACAATGTGGTTACGGCCGTAGCGGAAAGTTCTTTAGTCACGACTTCGCAGGAGTAAATGCTGATATTTACTCAATGGCTAAAGGCATGGGCAACGGTTTCCCTATTGGCGGTATCATCATTGCGCCTCATATCAAGCCTAAACATTTTCAACTAGGTACCACCTTTGGCGGCAACCACCTGGCTTGCGCCGCTGCCATGGCTGTATTGGAAGTAATGAAGGAGGAAAAACTGATGGGCAATGCCGTAATGACCGGGAAATACCTGCGTGATGAATTGAACGCTATTCCGGAAGTACAAAATGTGCGTGGACGCGGATTAATGATCGGTTTTGATGTGCCCCAGGAAATTGCTGCTTTGAAGAAAAACCTGTTGACGAATCAGAAGATCTTCACCGGTGAAGCAAAGCCTAATGTAATCAGACTGCTTCCTTCTTTGGCTTTAAAGAAAAAAGACGCTGAGCAGTTTATTGATGCAATAAAAGAAGAGATCGAGGCCTTTGCTGTTGCAGCAGAATAA
- the argB gene encoding acetylglutamate kinase, producing the protein MSETLFVVKIGGNVIDSPDALHAFLKDFAMVKGHKILIHGGGKIATKIGDQLGVQSKYINGRRITDDDTIDIVTMVYGGLVNKKIVAQLQALQTNAIGLTGADANMIPATKRPLKLINGESVDFGWVGDVDHSRFESQNLKLLIGAGFTPVFAPLTHDGQGHILNTNADTIASTLAVGLSSLYHVRLIYCFEKKGVLEDVNNDDSVIRNINKEKYQQLLAENKLFEGILPKIDNAFDAINAGVKEVLIGHAADLVKNTTEATEGTLITR; encoded by the coding sequence ATGTCAGAAACTCTCTTTGTAGTAAAAATAGGTGGTAACGTTATTGACTCCCCCGATGCATTGCATGCCTTTCTAAAAGACTTTGCAATGGTAAAGGGCCATAAGATACTGATCCATGGGGGCGGCAAGATTGCTACCAAAATAGGAGATCAGCTAGGTGTACAATCCAAATACATCAATGGACGGCGTATTACAGATGATGATACGATTGATATTGTTACGATGGTATATGGTGGATTGGTCAATAAAAAAATAGTAGCACAGCTACAGGCCCTGCAAACCAATGCCATTGGCTTAACGGGCGCCGATGCCAATATGATACCAGCCACCAAAAGACCATTGAAGCTCATCAATGGCGAAAGTGTTGACTTTGGCTGGGTAGGTGATGTAGACCATTCAAGGTTTGAGAGCCAAAATTTAAAATTACTAATAGGGGCTGGATTTACTCCCGTATTTGCACCGCTTACGCACGATGGACAGGGACATATCTTAAATACCAATGCCGACACTATCGCTTCAACGCTGGCAGTGGGCTTGTCATCGTTGTATCATGTACGATTGATCTACTGCTTTGAAAAGAAGGGCGTATTGGAAGACGTGAATAACGATGACTCTGTAATAAGAAATATCAACAAAGAAAAGTACCAGCAACTGCTGGCAGAGAACAAATTATTTGAAGGCATTCTTCCTAAAATAGATAATGCTTTTGACGCTATCAATGCCGGTGTAAAAGAAGTATTGATTGGTCATGCAGCCGATTTGGTTAAAAACACTACTGAAGCAACCGAAGGAACATTAATTACCCGCTGA
- a CDS encoding DUF1801 domain-containing protein — protein MLQLGSKLFIKGVNFHTKGNMYKEIELYNGAQTAGDAAICNELSRQIDKALPEAESKIWHAHPVWFLDGNPVAGYSRLKAGLRLMFWSGADFEEPLLIPGTGKFKDASVTYTSKEQINIKDLKRWLKKARDIQWDYKNLVKRKGKLERLK, from the coding sequence ATGTTACAGTTAGGTAGCAAACTTTTTATAAAAGGTGTAAATTTCCATACAAAAGGCAACATGTATAAAGAAATTGAATTATATAACGGGGCTCAAACTGCCGGTGATGCGGCGATCTGCAACGAGCTGTCCCGACAGATTGATAAAGCTTTGCCGGAAGCAGAAAGCAAAATTTGGCATGCACATCCCGTTTGGTTTTTAGACGGCAATCCTGTGGCGGGTTACAGCAGGTTGAAAGCAGGGCTTCGTTTAATGTTCTGGAGCGGGGCAGATTTTGAGGAGCCGCTCTTAATACCCGGAACGGGAAAGTTTAAGGATGCTTCCGTGACGTATACATCCAAAGAGCAGATTAATATAAAAGACCTGAAGCGATGGTTGAAAAAAGCCAGGGATATTCAGTGGGATTATAAAAACCTGGTGAAGAGAAAGGGGAAGCTGGAGCGATTGAAATGA
- a CDS encoding Rossmann-fold NAD(P)-binding domain-containing protein yields MSLLKGNTFISALDVTDINALAAKALAYKANPLTDKKLGEGKRIGCLFLNPSMRTRLSTQIAAQNLGMEAIVFNVGNEGWQLEFEEEAIMSGTTVEHVKDAAPIFGKYFDILAIRTFPSLVNKEDDYSELYINQFIKYAGLPVVSLESATLHPLQSLTDVITIKETFKEQRKPKVVLTWAPHVKPLPQCVANSFAQWMTEWGEVDFVVTHPEDYELDQKFTGNAPIVYDQDEALKDADYVYVKNWSTYNDYGKIYSNEPEWMLTQEKLKLTNPANGGAKVMHCLPVRRNVELSDEILDSPNSIVTQEAGNRVWAAQAVLSELLKK; encoded by the coding sequence ATGTCACTTTTAAAAGGCAACACATTTATCAGTGCATTAGATGTTACCGACATCAACGCATTGGCAGCGAAAGCACTTGCTTACAAAGCAAACCCTTTAACTGATAAAAAACTGGGAGAAGGTAAACGCATCGGATGCCTGTTTTTGAACCCAAGTATGCGTACCCGCTTAAGCACTCAAATTGCGGCGCAGAACCTGGGCATGGAAGCCATTGTGTTTAATGTGGGCAATGAAGGCTGGCAATTGGAATTTGAAGAAGAAGCCATCATGAGCGGAACGACTGTGGAGCATGTGAAAGATGCCGCGCCTATTTTTGGAAAGTATTTTGATATACTTGCTATTCGTACATTTCCATCTTTGGTTAATAAAGAAGATGACTACAGCGAATTATACATCAACCAGTTTATTAAATATGCTGGCTTGCCCGTAGTAAGCCTGGAGAGCGCTACGCTCCATCCTTTACAAAGTCTTACAGATGTAATCACTATTAAAGAAACATTTAAGGAGCAACGTAAACCTAAAGTAGTGTTAACCTGGGCTCCGCATGTAAAGCCGTTGCCGCAATGTGTGGCTAACAGCTTCGCCCAATGGATGACCGAATGGGGTGAAGTAGATTTTGTAGTAACTCACCCGGAAGACTATGAACTGGATCAAAAATTCACCGGCAATGCACCCATTGTTTACGACCAGGACGAAGCATTGAAAGATGCTGATTATGTGTATGTAAAAAACTGGAGCACTTATAACGACTACGGGAAGATTTACAGTAATGAACCAGAGTGGATGCTGACGCAGGAAAAACTAAAGCTTACCAACCCCGCAAATGGCGGGGCTAAAGTCATGCATTGCCTTCCCGTGCGCAGAAACGTAGAGCTGAGCGATGAAATATTAGATAGCCCCAATAGCATCGTTACCCAGGAAGCAGGCAACAGGGTATGGGCAGCACAGGCAGTATTGAGTGAGCTGTTGAAAAAGTAA
- the tsaB gene encoding tRNA (adenosine(37)-N6)-threonylcarbamoyltransferase complex dimerization subunit type 1 TsaB, producing MLFLNIDTAIDKGSFCISRNNEVITFEMTESRNEQAGWLHEAIQHSFKQNNLDFRELDAVAVSNGPGSYTGLRIGLSTAKGLCYALNKPLICINTLQIIAAAVELEAKRYICPMIDARRMEVFTALFDKNLTLIKEPFATILNEKSFSDTLKEDHIVFTGNGSKKFRSLINDNVNAEIVEHNIDARNMISLSAQYYQEKNFADVAYCEPYYVKDVYISKKEI from the coding sequence ATGCTTTTTTTAAATATAGATACGGCAATTGATAAAGGATCCTTCTGCATCAGCAGGAATAACGAGGTGATTACCTTTGAAATGACCGAAAGCAGGAACGAACAGGCCGGTTGGCTACACGAGGCAATTCAGCATTCTTTTAAACAAAATAACCTGGATTTCCGTGAGCTGGATGCCGTAGCGGTAAGCAATGGTCCCGGTTCCTACACCGGTTTAAGAATAGGTCTTTCAACCGCAAAAGGGCTTTGTTATGCATTAAACAAGCCTTTAATTTGCATCAATACGCTACAAATTATTGCAGCGGCAGTAGAGTTAGAAGCCAAACGTTATATTTGCCCAATGATTGATGCGCGCCGTATGGAAGTGTTCACAGCGCTATTTGATAAAAACCTGACTCTCATAAAAGAGCCCTTTGCCACAATACTAAACGAGAAAAGTTTTTCAGATACCTTAAAAGAAGATCATATCGTATTCACCGGCAACGGCAGTAAGAAGTTCAGGTCACTGATAAACGACAATGTGAATGCTGAAATAGTGGAGCATAACATTGATGCGCGGAACATGATATCCCTATCGGCTCAATATTATCAGGAAAAAAATTTCGCAGATGTTGCATATTGTGAACCATATTACGTTAAAGATGTATATATATCTAAAAAAGAAATATAA